The following proteins come from a genomic window of Nocardiopsis sp. YSL2:
- a CDS encoding iron ABC transporter permease: MRFLGIGTGSLALLLVSVGVAITLGPADVSLVNVRDIVLNHLGITDIPVRVSKNAIVWDDRLPRALVAAACGAGLGLCGVILQSLLRNPLADPYVLGISSGASTGAVVVGVLGVGGSVIGLSGGAFLGSAAAFAVVLLIARMAGGGNDKVILAGIAVTQLFSALTSFVVFAFADSDEARGVMFWLLGSLEGVRWNDVWLCGLAVVAGAVLCLVRAPVLDAFAFGDDVASSLGVSVRRARAMFMIATALLTAVLVSVAGAIGFVGLVLPHAARFLTGPRHTRLVPVTALIGAVFMVWVDALSRVVFSPSPLPVGVGTALVGVPVFIAIMLRRRRTL, encoded by the coding sequence CTGCGGTTCCTGGGCATCGGTACGGGCTCGCTCGCGCTGCTCCTCGTCTCGGTCGGCGTGGCCATCACGCTCGGTCCGGCCGACGTGTCGCTGGTCAACGTGCGCGACATCGTCCTCAACCACCTCGGGATCACCGACATCCCGGTCCGCGTGTCCAAGAACGCCATCGTGTGGGACGACCGCCTGCCCCGGGCACTGGTGGCCGCGGCCTGCGGCGCGGGGCTCGGCCTGTGCGGGGTGATCCTGCAGTCGCTGCTGCGCAACCCCCTGGCCGACCCCTACGTCCTCGGGATCTCCTCCGGCGCCTCGACCGGCGCCGTCGTCGTCGGCGTCCTGGGCGTGGGCGGATCCGTGATCGGTCTCTCCGGGGGTGCGTTCCTCGGCTCCGCCGCCGCCTTCGCCGTCGTCCTGCTCATCGCACGGATGGCCGGCGGCGGCAACGACAAGGTGATCCTGGCCGGGATCGCGGTGACACAGCTCTTCTCCGCGCTCACCTCGTTCGTCGTCTTCGCCTTCGCCGACTCCGACGAGGCCCGCGGGGTGATGTTCTGGCTGCTCGGGTCGCTGGAGGGCGTGCGGTGGAACGACGTCTGGCTGTGCGGGCTCGCCGTCGTCGCCGGAGCGGTCCTCTGCCTCGTGCGCGCCCCGGTCCTGGACGCGTTCGCCTTCGGTGACGACGTCGCCTCCTCGCTGGGCGTCTCCGTACGGCGGGCCCGCGCGATGTTCATGATCGCCACAGCGCTGCTCACAGCGGTGCTGGTCAGCGTGGCCGGCGCCATCGGATTCGTCGGCCTCGTGCTCCCGCACGCGGCCCGGTTCCTCACCGGGCCCCGCCACACCCGCCTGGTCCCGGTGACCGCGCTGATCGGCGCGGTCTTCATGGTGTGGGTGGACGCGCTCTCCCGGGTGGTCTTCTCCCCCTCGCCCCTGCCCGTCGGCGTCGGCACCGCCCTGGTGGGCGTGCCGGTCTTCATCGCCATCATGCTCCGCCGCAGGAGGACCCTGTGA
- a CDS encoding ABC transporter substrate-binding protein: protein MTVTLRDPLATVSAALIVAALTGCGASEPVPEQTAVTGEGATQYPLTVDNCGQEVTFDAAPQRVVSLDQGSTEILLSLGLEERMVGTASWTDPVLEDLARANDEVPRLADEAPTYEVALDTDPDFVTASFGRHFAQGGVAERDRFAETGIETYLSPTDCDGGTSINGGGTRTEPLTIDSLYQEIRELARIFDVSERGEELVAELEDRRQAALADVDSSGSSIAFWFADLRTPYVAGGKGSANLLATEVGATNVFADLDDDWPATTWESFVDREPDVLVLGDLSRERWPGDQLQEKIDFLSTDPVTRDLTAVREERFVSLHGAEMNPSIRTIDGLEALADGLRSFEATE, encoded by the coding sequence GTGACAGTGACCCTACGCGACCCCCTGGCCACGGTGAGCGCCGCGCTCATCGTGGCCGCCCTGACCGGCTGCGGGGCCTCGGAGCCCGTTCCGGAGCAGACCGCCGTCACCGGGGAGGGCGCGACGCAGTACCCGCTCACCGTGGACAACTGCGGCCAGGAGGTGACCTTCGACGCCGCGCCGCAGCGGGTCGTGTCCCTGGACCAGGGGTCGACCGAGATCCTGTTGTCCCTCGGGCTGGAGGAGCGCATGGTCGGCACGGCGTCCTGGACCGACCCCGTCCTGGAGGACCTCGCGCGAGCCAACGACGAGGTGCCCAGGCTGGCGGACGAGGCCCCGACCTACGAGGTGGCCCTGGACACCGACCCCGACTTCGTGACGGCGTCGTTCGGCCGCCACTTCGCCCAGGGCGGCGTGGCCGAACGCGACCGGTTCGCCGAGACCGGGATCGAGACCTACCTGTCGCCGACCGACTGCGACGGCGGAACGAGCATCAACGGCGGCGGCACCCGCACCGAACCGCTGACCATCGACTCCCTGTACCAGGAGATCCGCGAACTCGCGCGGATCTTCGACGTCTCCGAGCGCGGTGAGGAACTGGTCGCGGAGCTGGAGGACCGCCGCCAGGCGGCCCTCGCCGACGTCGACTCCTCGGGCTCCAGCATCGCCTTCTGGTTCGCGGACCTGCGGACGCCCTACGTCGCAGGCGGGAAGGGATCGGCGAACCTGCTGGCCACCGAGGTCGGCGCCACCAACGTGTTCGCCGACCTCGACGACGACTGGCCCGCCACGACGTGGGAGAGCTTCGTCGACCGGGAACCCGACGTCCTCGTCCTGGGCGACCTCAGCCGTGAGCGCTGGCCCGGCGACCAACTGCAGGAGAAGATCGACTTCCTCAGCACCGACCCCGTCACCAGGGACCTCACAGCGGTGCGCGAGGAGCGGTTCGTCTCCCTGCACGGCGCCGAGATGAACCCGTCGATCCGCACGATCGACGGGCTGGAGGCCCTGGCCGACGGGCTGCGCTCGTTCGAGGCGACCGAGTGA
- a CDS encoding AI-2E family transporter, which yields MPPWLPRAMMLAMWIITAFGVVLWLFLQLQGLIVLLLISLFLALALEPAVNWLHRHHWPRGLATSTVMLLVLVLTGAFLSLLGSMLIGQVLAFAAEVPAMLRAGLDWFNTSFGTDYSPTNLIDQVSSATGVVEQYASSIANNVLGAGTTVLALLFNGLTIALFTFYLCADGPRFRRVICSVLPPRTQREVLRAWEIAIDKTGGYLYSRALMALVCAVAHWVLLVALDIPYAVALALWVGVLSQFIPTAGTYIGGAVPVLVALLQGPWAAVWVLVFVIVYQQFENYLLQPRITARTLDMHPAVAFGSVLAGVAILGAPGALLALPMGASLQAFIGTYIRRYEVAEHPLLSGPAAGADSAADPDADDGTPDQESAPSDEGRTGPERPDPC from the coding sequence ATGCCTCCGTGGCTGCCCCGCGCGATGATGCTGGCCATGTGGATCATCACGGCGTTCGGCGTCGTGCTGTGGCTGTTCCTCCAGCTGCAGGGCCTCATCGTGCTCCTGCTGATCTCCCTGTTCCTCGCACTCGCGCTGGAACCGGCGGTGAACTGGCTGCACCGGCACCACTGGCCGCGCGGTCTCGCCACGAGCACCGTCATGCTGCTGGTCCTGGTGCTGACAGGGGCCTTCCTGAGCCTGCTCGGGTCCATGCTGATCGGGCAGGTGCTGGCCTTCGCCGCCGAGGTGCCCGCGATGCTCCGCGCCGGACTGGACTGGTTCAACACGTCCTTCGGCACGGACTACTCCCCCACCAACCTCATCGACCAGGTGTCCAGCGCCACCGGTGTGGTCGAGCAGTACGCGTCGAGCATCGCCAACAACGTCCTGGGGGCGGGGACGACCGTTCTGGCGCTGCTCTTCAACGGGCTGACGATCGCGCTGTTCACCTTCTACCTGTGCGCGGACGGACCGCGCTTCCGCCGGGTGATCTGCTCGGTCCTGCCGCCGCGCACACAGCGCGAGGTGCTGCGCGCGTGGGAGATCGCGATCGACAAGACCGGCGGCTACCTGTACTCGCGGGCACTGATGGCACTGGTCTGCGCGGTCGCGCACTGGGTACTGCTGGTCGCGCTGGACATCCCCTACGCGGTCGCGCTGGCGCTGTGGGTCGGTGTGCTGTCACAGTTCATCCCCACCGCCGGCACCTACATCGGCGGTGCCGTCCCCGTCCTCGTGGCCCTGTTGCAGGGCCCCTGGGCCGCGGTGTGGGTGCTGGTGTTCGTCATCGTCTACCAACAGTTCGAGAACTACCTGCTCCAGCCCCGGATCACCGCCAGGACCCTGGACATGCACCCGGCGGTGGCGTTCGGCTCGGTCCTGGCGGGCGTCGCGATCCTCGGCGCGCCGGGTGCGCTGCTCGCGCTGCCGATGGGCGCGAGCCTGCAGGCCTTCATCGGCACCTACATCCGGCGCTACGAGGTCGCGGAGCACCCGCTCCTGAGCGGGCCCGCGGCCGGGGCCGATTCCGCCGCCGATCCCGACGCGGACGACGGCACCCCGGATCAGGAGAGCGCCCCGTCCGACGAGGGGCGCACCGGCCCGGAGCGCCCCGATCCCTGCTGA
- a CDS encoding ABC transporter ATP-binding protein produces the protein MTLRTREVTWNRGGRLVVDGVSLTPRTGETVGLLGPNGSGKSSLIKLLAGAVRPTAGAVTLDGTPLAGLSRRETARALAVVTQHADTVVDITVYDIVALGRIPHRSTFGGDREADARAVSEALDRTGLTSKAGELWHRLSGGEQQRVHIARALAQEPRELLLDEPTNHLDIRYQLDLLQLVSALPLTTVVALHDLNLAAMFCDTVLVLKDGRAVAAGTPADVLTPELIARVYEVDATVRIDDTTNRPAITFHPGRVPAPP, from the coding sequence GTGACACTCAGGACCCGAGAGGTCACGTGGAACCGGGGCGGTCGGCTCGTCGTGGACGGGGTGTCCCTGACCCCGCGGACCGGAGAGACCGTGGGGCTGCTCGGACCCAACGGGTCGGGCAAGTCCTCGCTGATCAAGCTGCTCGCCGGTGCGGTACGGCCCACCGCGGGCGCGGTCACACTGGACGGGACACCGCTCGCCGGCCTGTCCCGGCGGGAGACGGCACGGGCGCTCGCCGTCGTCACGCAGCACGCCGACACGGTCGTGGACATCACCGTGTACGACATCGTCGCCCTCGGCCGTATCCCGCACCGGAGCACGTTCGGCGGCGACCGCGAGGCGGACGCGCGCGCGGTGTCCGAGGCCCTGGACCGGACCGGGCTCACCTCCAAGGCGGGCGAGCTGTGGCACCGGCTCTCCGGCGGGGAACAGCAGCGCGTGCACATCGCCCGCGCGCTCGCACAGGAGCCGAGGGAACTGCTCCTGGACGAACCCACGAACCACCTGGACATCCGCTACCAGCTCGACCTGCTCCAGCTCGTCAGCGCACTGCCGCTGACCACGGTCGTGGCCCTGCACGACCTCAACCTGGCGGCGATGTTCTGTGACACCGTCCTGGTCCTCAAGGACGGCCGCGCCGTCGCGGCGGGCACGCCGGCCGACGTCCTGACCCCGGAACTCATCGCGCGCGTCTACGAGGTCGACGCCACCGTGCGGATCGACGACACGACGAACCGCCCGGCGATCACCTTCCACCCGGGCCGCGTACCGGCGCCGCCCTGA